The following are from one region of the Dromaius novaehollandiae isolate bDroNov1 chromosome 26, bDroNov1.hap1, whole genome shotgun sequence genome:
- the NUDT18 gene encoding 8-oxo-dGDP phosphatase NUDT18 isoform X2 yields MAEAPAAELHAVLSGGAWDVAERYDCCPRPAGPARLRRNACYVVLAVLFNERDEVLLTQEAKPECRGKWYLPAGRMEPGESIAAAVRREVREETGLECEPLTLLALEERGPAWIRFVFLARPTGGTLKTLQDADAESLQATWWAGEPTALPLRAPDILPLLELAARYRRSPSHPATLPQELPCALICLRLLVAFASDAGELWVLLSTAGTPHLPVTACGTAASELRGGLRAPVLRLLRDCLPRAPPSPAPLGLLGLQHRAGGAGGADGICFNVLLSVAAGSPGAGPPELRGPAFCWWRVEEEGLKGRIVQRLRAAAVVPIYS; encoded by the exons ATGGCGGAGGCGCCGGCGGCGGAGCTGCACGCGGTGCTGAGCGGCGGAGCCTGGGACGTGGCCGAGAGGTACGACTGCTgcccgcggcccgccggccccgcgcggctccgcagGAACGCCTGCTACGTCGTCCTGGCCGTGCTCTTCAACGAGCGG GACGAGGTGCTGCTGACGCAGGAGGCCAAGCCCGAGTGCCGGGGCAAGTGGTACCTGCCCGCCGGCAGGATGGAGCCCGGCGAGAGCATCGCGGCGGCCGTGCGGCGGGAGGTGCGGGaggagacggggctggagtgcgAGCCGCTCACCCTGCTAGCGCTGGAGGAGCGAGGGCCGGCCTGGATCCGCTTCGTCTTCCTCGCGCGCCCCACCG GTGGGACCCTGAAGACGCTGCAGGATGCTGACGCCGAGTCGCTGCAGGCCACGTGGTGGGCCGGGGAGCCGACGGCGCTGCCCCTGCGCGCCCCCGACATCCTGCCCTTGCTGGAGCTGGCCGCCCGCTACCGCCGCAGCCCCTCGCACCCCGCCAccctgccccaggagctgccctgcgcccTCATCTGCTTGCGGCTCCTCGTGGCCTTCGCCAGCGACGCCGGGGAGCTGTGGGTGCTGCTGAGCACGGCCGGGACCCCCCACCTGCCCGTGACGGCCTGCGGCACGGCCGCCTCCgagctgcggggcgggctgcgcgCGCCGGTGCTCCGGCTGCTGCGGGACTGCCTGCCgcgggccccgccgagccccgcgcccctggggctgctggggctgcagcaccgcgccggcggtgccggcggcgcggACGGCATTTGCTTCAACGTCCTGCTGAGCGTcgcggccggcagccccggcgccggcccccccgagCTGCGGGGCCCCGCGTTCTGCTGGTGGCGAGTGGAGGAGGAGGGCCTGAAGGGCAGGATCGTGCAGCGGCTTCGCGCGGCGGCCGTGGTGCCCATCTACAGCTAG
- the FHIP2B gene encoding FHF complex subunit HOOK-interacting protein 2B isoform X1 encodes MLSRLGALLQQAVETREPSVDLLEAFTEHWKGITGYYLEATDESTPAKETDIPWRLKQMLDILVYEEKQRPAGEAGPCLEYLLQHKVLETLSTLGKAEYPPGMRQQVLLFFSRVLGQVQHPLLHYLNVHRPVQKLLQLGSDALGSSTEKEEVQFAAVLCAKIKQDPALLPHILEGKSLLNGKRAAELPACPEGEGGEHPQGAAAGIPPAGKAGSSPDTEPSSPRRDDNLITALVGLCKSQKSRVALKARENLLLLVGLAQEPAAARLLQRSALCQRAAEHLCELYGAVPAAADPADILALDRASWRSQGEAGGDGAFPGKESLAAFFSWLDYLDELARDAHPIVADAVAEAVCEKLFRGILQPQLLQMSELAILRATAMLTGTVRQLRAPALLRGLVLFLLGPERQPEAPGACAHLLRAQLIERCDHLSDEISLASLRLFDELLRAPHEHVLHSLALRNLEARGYAQRGPDERGGPEPDLDEDAPELEEDPYFTDGFPDCGLQPSEKPPLAGASRSVGQGHTNEVVSSFLCLVPEEAKTSSCVEEAGYDTYVHDALGMVQACRATAAPWGWPPAPRPLDACRPEAAFYEGHFLEVLFARMARILDQPYSLNLQVTSVLSRLAAFPHPHLHEYLLDPYLNLAPGCRSLFSVLVRVIGDLMQRIQRVPQFRAKLLLVRRQLMGLVPGEQIEHATLFKGVVVLEEFCKELAAIALVKVPPEGPA; translated from the exons ATGCTGAGCCGCCTGGGCGCGCTGCTGCAGCAGGCGGTGGAGACG CGGGAGCCCAGCGTGGACCTGCTGGAGGCCTTCACCGAGCACTGGAAGGGCATCACCGGCTACTACCTGGAGGCCACGG ACGAGAGCACCCCGGCCAAGGAGACCGACATCCCCTGGCGCCTCAAGCAGATGCTGGACATCTTGGTGTACGAGGAGAAGCAGCGGCcggcgggggaggccgggccgTGCCTGGAgtacctgctgcagcacaaggtCCTGGAGACCCTCAGCACACTGGGCAAAGCGGAG TACCCCCCCGGGATGAGGCAGCAGGTGCTCCTCTTCTTCAGCAGGGTCCTGGGGCaggtgcagcatcccctgctgcacTACCTGAACGTGCACCGGCCCGTCCAG AAGCTGCTCCAGCTCGGCAGCGACGCCCTGGGCTCCAGCAcggagaaggaggaggtgcagtTCGCCGCCGTCCTGTGCGCGAAGATCAAGCAGGATCCTGCCCTGCTGCCGCACATCCTGGAG GGCAAGAGCCTCCTGAATGGGAAGAGGGCGGCGGAGCTGCCCGCCTGCCCCGAGGGAGAGGGCGGAGAGCATCCGCAGGGAGCTGCAGCCGGCATCCCCCCGGCCGGGAAAGCCGGGAGCTCGCCTGACACCGAGCCTTCCTCGCCGCGGAGGGACGACAACCTCATCACCGCCTTGGTGGGGCTGTGCAAGAGCCAG AAGAGCCGGGTGGCACTGAAAGCCCGGGAGAACCTGCTCCTCCTCGTGGGGCTGGCGCAGgagcccgccgctgcccgcctgCTGCAGCGCAGCGCCCTGTGCCAGCGGGCTGCGGAGCACCTCTGCGAGCTGTACGGGgccgtgcccgccgccgccgaccCCGCCGACATCCTCGCCCTGGACAGAGCCAGCTGGAG GTCGCAGGGGGAGGCCGGCGGTGACGGTGCCTTCCCGGGGAAGGAGAGCCTGGCGGCCTTCTTCAGCTGGCTGGACTACCTGGACGAGCTGGCGAGGGACGCGCACCCG ATCGTCGCCGACGCCGTCGCCGAGGCCGTGTGTGAAAAGCTTTTCCGGGGCATCCTGCAGCCGCAGCTCCTGCAGAT GTCCGAGCTCGCCATCCTCAGGGCCACGGCCATGCTGACCGGCACGGTGCGGCAGCTCCGGGCGCCCGCCCTGCTCCGCGGCCTCGTGCTCTTCCTGCTGGGGCCGGAGCGGCAGCCCGAAGCGCCGGGAGCCTGCGCCCACCTCCTGCGCGCCCAGCTCATAGAGCGCTGCGACCACCTCTCCGACGAG ATCAGCCTGGCCAGCCTGCGGCTCTTCGACGAGCTCCTGCGCGCGCCCCACGAGCACGTGCTGCACAGCCTGGCGCTGCGGAACCTGGAGGCGCGCGGCTACGCCCAGCGCGGCCCCGACGAGCGCGGCGGCCCCGAGCCCGACCTCGACGAGGACGCGCC ggagctggaggaggatCCTTATTTCACCGATGGGTTCCCAGACTGCGGCTTGCAGCCGTCAGAAAAGCCGCCGCTCGCGGGAGCGTCCCGCTCGGTGGGGCAGGGACACACCAACGAGGTCGTCAGCAG CTTCCTGTGCCTGGTGCCCGAAGAGGCCAAGACCTCCTCGTGCGTGGAAGAAGCCGGGTACGACACCTACGTGCACGACGCCCTGGGGATG GTCCAGGCGTGCCGCGCCACCGCGGCCCCGTGGGGctggccgcccgcgccccggcccctcgACGCCTGCCGCCCCGAAGCGGCCTTTTACGAGGGACACTTCCTCGAGGTGCTCTTCGCCCGCATGGCCCGGATCCTGGACCAG CCCTACAGCCTGAACCTGCAGGTGACCTCGGTGCTGTCCCGCCTGGCCGCCTTCCCCCATCCCCACCTCCACGAGTACCTGCTGGACCCCTACCTGAACCTGGCGCCCGGCTGCCGCTCGCTCTTCTCCGTCCTCGTCCGG GTGATCGGGGACCTCATGCAGAGGATCCAGCGCGTGCCGCAGTTCAGGgccaagctgctgctggtgcgCAGGCAGCTGATGGGGCTGGTGCCCGGAGAGCA GATCGAGCACGCGACGCTCTTCAAGGGGGTCGTGGTGCTGGAGGAGTTCTGCAAGGAGCTGGCTGCCATCGCCTTGGTCAAGGTCCCGCCGGAGGGGCCCGCCTGA
- the FHIP2B gene encoding FHF complex subunit HOOK-interacting protein 2B isoform X2, protein MLSRLGALLQQAVETREPSVDLLEAFTEHWKGITGYYLEATDESTPAKETDIPWRLKQMLDILVYEEKQRPAGEAGPCLEYLLQHKVLETLSTLGKAEYPPGMRQQVLLFFSRVLGQVQHPLLHYLNVHRPVQKLLQLGSDALGSSTEKEEVQFAAVLCAKIKQDPALLPHILEGKSLLNGKRAAELPACPEGEGGEHPQGAAAGIPPAGKAGSSPDTEPSSPRRDDNLITALVGLCKSQKSRVALKARENLLLLVGLAQEPAAARLLQRSALCQRAAEHLCELYGAVPAAADPADILALDRASWRSQGEAGGDGAFPGKESLAAFFSWLDYLDELARDAHPIVADAVAEAVCEKLFRGILQPQLLQMELEEDPYFTDGFPDCGLQPSEKPPLAGASRSVGQGHTNEVVSSFLCLVPEEAKTSSCVEEAGYDTYVHDALGMVQACRATAAPWGWPPAPRPLDACRPEAAFYEGHFLEVLFARMARILDQPYSLNLQVTSVLSRLAAFPHPHLHEYLLDPYLNLAPGCRSLFSVLVRVIGDLMQRIQRVPQFRAKLLLVRRQLMGLVPGEQIEHATLFKGVVVLEEFCKELAAIALVKVPPEGPA, encoded by the exons ATGCTGAGCCGCCTGGGCGCGCTGCTGCAGCAGGCGGTGGAGACG CGGGAGCCCAGCGTGGACCTGCTGGAGGCCTTCACCGAGCACTGGAAGGGCATCACCGGCTACTACCTGGAGGCCACGG ACGAGAGCACCCCGGCCAAGGAGACCGACATCCCCTGGCGCCTCAAGCAGATGCTGGACATCTTGGTGTACGAGGAGAAGCAGCGGCcggcgggggaggccgggccgTGCCTGGAgtacctgctgcagcacaaggtCCTGGAGACCCTCAGCACACTGGGCAAAGCGGAG TACCCCCCCGGGATGAGGCAGCAGGTGCTCCTCTTCTTCAGCAGGGTCCTGGGGCaggtgcagcatcccctgctgcacTACCTGAACGTGCACCGGCCCGTCCAG AAGCTGCTCCAGCTCGGCAGCGACGCCCTGGGCTCCAGCAcggagaaggaggaggtgcagtTCGCCGCCGTCCTGTGCGCGAAGATCAAGCAGGATCCTGCCCTGCTGCCGCACATCCTGGAG GGCAAGAGCCTCCTGAATGGGAAGAGGGCGGCGGAGCTGCCCGCCTGCCCCGAGGGAGAGGGCGGAGAGCATCCGCAGGGAGCTGCAGCCGGCATCCCCCCGGCCGGGAAAGCCGGGAGCTCGCCTGACACCGAGCCTTCCTCGCCGCGGAGGGACGACAACCTCATCACCGCCTTGGTGGGGCTGTGCAAGAGCCAG AAGAGCCGGGTGGCACTGAAAGCCCGGGAGAACCTGCTCCTCCTCGTGGGGCTGGCGCAGgagcccgccgctgcccgcctgCTGCAGCGCAGCGCCCTGTGCCAGCGGGCTGCGGAGCACCTCTGCGAGCTGTACGGGgccgtgcccgccgccgccgaccCCGCCGACATCCTCGCCCTGGACAGAGCCAGCTGGAG GTCGCAGGGGGAGGCCGGCGGTGACGGTGCCTTCCCGGGGAAGGAGAGCCTGGCGGCCTTCTTCAGCTGGCTGGACTACCTGGACGAGCTGGCGAGGGACGCGCACCCG ATCGTCGCCGACGCCGTCGCCGAGGCCGTGTGTGAAAAGCTTTTCCGGGGCATCCTGCAGCCGCAGCTCCTGCAGAT ggagctggaggaggatCCTTATTTCACCGATGGGTTCCCAGACTGCGGCTTGCAGCCGTCAGAAAAGCCGCCGCTCGCGGGAGCGTCCCGCTCGGTGGGGCAGGGACACACCAACGAGGTCGTCAGCAG CTTCCTGTGCCTGGTGCCCGAAGAGGCCAAGACCTCCTCGTGCGTGGAAGAAGCCGGGTACGACACCTACGTGCACGACGCCCTGGGGATG GTCCAGGCGTGCCGCGCCACCGCGGCCCCGTGGGGctggccgcccgcgccccggcccctcgACGCCTGCCGCCCCGAAGCGGCCTTTTACGAGGGACACTTCCTCGAGGTGCTCTTCGCCCGCATGGCCCGGATCCTGGACCAG CCCTACAGCCTGAACCTGCAGGTGACCTCGGTGCTGTCCCGCCTGGCCGCCTTCCCCCATCCCCACCTCCACGAGTACCTGCTGGACCCCTACCTGAACCTGGCGCCCGGCTGCCGCTCGCTCTTCTCCGTCCTCGTCCGG GTGATCGGGGACCTCATGCAGAGGATCCAGCGCGTGCCGCAGTTCAGGgccaagctgctgctggtgcgCAGGCAGCTGATGGGGCTGGTGCCCGGAGAGCA GATCGAGCACGCGACGCTCTTCAAGGGGGTCGTGGTGCTGGAGGAGTTCTGCAAGGAGCTGGCTGCCATCGCCTTGGTCAAGGTCCCGCCGGAGGGGCCCGCCTGA
- the HR gene encoding lysine-specific demethylase hairless, with translation MASDAGMGEALLRWRRPQDAGQDARVMESSGELGLVAPGYGPGLEAETGHPWRGSEGGPEPGGRLGCPYPPACARDALCRPPRGPKDGTELQPRPEPRDGEPRAGWAEPGKERRGPRWPEAVLATPLALYSHAYRRYPLHFAGPESQRPGKPRCLAEPAGAAGDGDPPAFRHCPFLVEAQLAEHGPFLVSPLLPVEPVYGGGLGGAVPDSTGALGAGGYPAADWHLGPYVPSWGPPLYLSPPPRRKAAPAPFDSPSSSGNTEFYPKKDPGLHLLAEDHVQSQLLGRGTMGQDGDGEPPGAAWRDGRASACPAAPDPDAPAGTGHAGPPLFSLQPSVPGGSWAGPRPPAADFPPEPAPGRPSKPRAESLPYQSLAPGSPAGPREPDPSPLLSAGPYPPALSTAEPPPACLCAAPGRQRCPGRRAFGPSATPAAAAPGPDGEAALGAPGCRFPGPPSHPAKLKQTWLTRHSEQCSPRGKALRREAPEAPADGKRSAKRPHGDGPRGAGDGAGAAKRGAKAADRAGAACAPESPPVPEERKTELGEAGARGRAGPRGRRRLQSVPCTALPAGIPRCCACAARAQPGPGAHGEDDDPPESACRLLHFRRFAFGAGGELSVDGFCTLDDAEGEMLHLEVAGRERRSESAGSSLCLAKYLLSVLGDPFCEAVRRDREAWPGTRGGHERVTAWRRGEGAPQLCDACQRGLFNSHWSCARCGFQLCPDCHRGRRQEAGQEDAARPAECIPGQDHDAGSLVPTQFVPTHVLAELWRLLHEVRARFDIKSRCPCGMGAADGGPAEAAGGRQVRGAEMPPLQPSSNGEADASRPIKEESPEPGPRSPGGPAPRGPVQTATLCDLLTSTAVKLCLGHAGVRMAFAPVSPALPSDAHLTSILDSIIARVVERKIQERRAGGEPSGPGIAEPPPSHCLLAPGGLLWLLDPNHATNYRLFQEHWRQGQPVLVSGLQKTLDGRLWGPESLRAAGGEQELEAVDLRAQPGRVRISSKAFWDGFAASAACPEPERGGDLLKLERGFGDMQLCRAANLRASLPLLEYCGPHGRLNLASYLRGERGRRWLHPRICVAYGVRPEDRTIGTKNLTVEAADSVSVLVHAGASPPDRPGLLLRAAEDGVAVPLQERLGDARSRPGALWHIFRAEDAGRIRDFLQKACREQQRDGAAQAEPGARRSRYLDLSLRRRLREECGVSGWTLLQFLGDAVLVPAGAPHQVQTLTGTVSVEQRFLSPENAARLRDHSTGPAGAARRLRAQMDGMIFSAVREAVGVLQGCK, from the exons ATGGCCAGCGACGCCGGCATGGGGGAGGCCCTGCTGCGCTGGAGGAGACCCCAGGACGCCGGCCAGGACGCCCGGGTGATGGAGAGCAGCGGGGAGCTGGGACTTGTGGCCCCGGGCTACGGCCCCGGGCTGGAGGCGGAGACGGGGCACCCCTGGAGGGGCTCCGAGGGGGGCCCGGAGCCCGGCGGCAGGCTGGGCTGCCCCTACCCGCCGGCGTGCGCGCGGGACGCCCtgtgccgcccgccccgcggccccaaGGACGGCACCGAGCTGCAGCCACGGCCGGAGCCCCGTGACGGCGAGCCCCGGGCGGGCTGGGCCGAGCCGGGCAAggagcgccgggggccgcggtggCCCGAGGCCGTGCTGGCCACGCCGCTGGCCCTCTACAGCCACGCGTACCGCCGCTACCCGCTGCACTTCGCCGGGCCGGAGAGCCAGCGCCCCGGCAAGCCCCGGTGCCTCGCCGAGCCCGCCGGTGCCGCAGGGGACGGCGACCCCCCGGCTTTCCGTCACTGCCCCTTCCTCGTGGAAGCCCAGCTGGCCGAGCATGGCCCCTTCCTCGTGTCCCCGCTGCTGCCGGTGGAGCCGGTGTACGGCGGTGGGCTGGGCGGCGCGGTGCCAGACAGCACCGGGGCACTGGGCGCCGGGGGCTACCCCGCTGCCGACTGGCACCTGGGGCCCTACGTGCCGTCCTGGGGGCCGCCGCTCTACCtgagccccccgccgcggcgcaaggccgccccggcccccttcGACAGCCCCTCCAGCTCAGGGAACACG gAGTTTTACCCGAAAAAAGACCCCGGGTTGCACCTCCTGGCCGAGGACCACGTGCAATCGCAGCTGCTCGGCAGGGGGACGATGGGGCAGGACGGCGacggggagccgccgggcgccgcgtgGAGGGATGGCAGAGCCAGTGCCTGCCCGGCGGCACCCGATCCCGATGCCCCTGCCGGCACCGGCCACGCGGGACCCCCGCTCTTCTCGCTGCAGCCCAGCGTGCCGGGGGGCTCCTgggccggcccgcggccccccgccgcggaTTTCCCCccggagccggcgccgggcagGCCCTCCAAGCCCCGAGCCGAGAGCCTCCCGTACCAAAGCCTGGCGCCCGGCTCGCCGGCGGGCCCGCGGGAGCCCGACCCGTCGCCTCTGCTCAGCGCCGGGCCCTACCCGCCGGCCCTTTCcaccgcggagccgccgccggcgtgCCTCTGCGCTGCGCCGGGCCGCCAGCGGTGCCCGGGCCGCCGGGCGTTCGGCCCCTCGGCCACCCCGGCCGCGGCAGCACCGGGGCCGGACGGCGAGGCGGCTCTGGGCGCCCCGGGGTGCCGCTTCCCCGGCCCGCCCAGCCACCCGGCCAAGCTGAAGCAGACGTGGCTGACGCGCCACTCGGAGCAGTGCTCGCCGCGCGGCAAGGCGCTCCGGAGGGAGGCTCCCGAGGCGCCCGCCGACGGCAAGCGCTCGGCCAAGCGGCCGCACGGCGACGGGCCCCGGGGTGCCGGTGACGGTGCCGGCGCTGCCAAGCGGGGGGCGAAGGCTGCGGACCGTGCGGGCGCTGCGTGCGCCCCGGAGAGCCCGCCGGTCCCggaggagaggaagacagagcTGGGGGAGGCAG gagcgcggggccgcgcgggcccccgggggcggcggcgcctgcAGAGCGTGCCCTGCACGGCCCTGCCCGCCGGCATCCCGCGGTGCTGCGCCTGCGCCGCCcgcgcccagcccggccccggggcccacGGCGAGGACGACGACCCCCCCGAGAGCGCCTGCAGGCTGCTGCACTTCCGCAG GTTCGCCttcggggccggcggggagctgagCGTGGATGGCTTTTGCACCCTGGACGACGCGGAGGGGGAGATGCTGCACCTGGAGGTCGCCGGCCGGGAGAGACGGAGCGAGAGCGCCggcagcagcctctgcctggcCAAGTACCTGCTGTCGGTGCTGGGCGACCCTTTCTGCGAGGCTGTGCGGCGAGACAGGGAGGCTTGGCCGGGAACCCGCGGGGGCCACGAGC GGGTGACGGCCTGGCGGCGCGGGGAaggagccccccagctctgcgACGCCTGCCAGCGCGGCCTCTTCAACTCCCACTGGAGCTGCGCCAGATGTGGGTTCCAGCTGTGCCCCGACTGCCACCGCGGCAGGAGGCAGGAGGCCGGCCAAG AGGATGCGGCACGGCCGGCCGAGTGCATCCCTGGGCAAGACCACGACGCCGGCTCCCTCGTCCCCACGCAGTTCGTCCCCACCCACG TGCTCGCCGAGCTCTGGAGGCTGCTGCACGAGGTCCGGGCCAGGTTCGACATCAAGTCGCGCTGCCCCTGCGGGATGGGCGCCGCGGACGGGgggccggcggaggcggcggggggcaggCAGGTACGAGGGGCC GAGATGCCGCCTCTCCAGCCCAGCAGCAACGGCGAAGCGGATGCATCCAGGCCCATCAAGGAAG AGAGCCCCGAGCCGGGGCCGCGCTcaccgggggggccggcgccgcgggggcccgtGCAGACCGCCACGCTCTGCGACCTCCTCACCTCCACCGCCGTCAAGCTGTGCCTGGGGCACGCCGGCGTGCGCATGGCCTTCGCGCCCGTCTCGCCCGCCCTGCCCAGC GACGCCCACCTCACCAGCATCCTGGACAGCATCATCGCCCGCGTGGTGGAGAGGAAGATCcaggagcggcgggcgggcggcgagccGAGCGGCCCCGGCATCGCCGAGCCCCCGCCCTCCCACTGCCTGCTGGCGCCCGGCGGGCTGCTCTGGCTGCTCGACCCCAACCACGCCACCAACTACCGCCTCTTCCAGGAGCACTGGCGGCAGGGCCAG cCCGTGCTGGTCTCAGGGCTGCAGAAGACGCTGGACGGGCGCCTGTGGGGGCCGGAGTCGCtccgggcggccggcggcgagcaggagctggaggcagtgGACCTGCGGGCACAGCCGGGCCGCGTGAGGATCAGCAGCAAGGCGTTTTGGGACGGCTTCGCCGCCAGTGCCG cctgccccgagccggAGCGCGGCGGCGACCTGCTGAAGCTGGAGCGCGGCTTCGGCGACATGCAGCTGTGCCG GGCCGCCAACCTGCGCGCCAGCCTGCCGCTGCTCGAGTACTGCGGGCCGCACGGCCGCCTCAACCTGGCCTCCTACctgcggggcgagcggggccgccgcTGGCTGCATCCCCGCATCTGCGTGGCCTACG GCGTGCGCCCCGAGGACAGGACCATCGGGACCAAAAACCTGACGGTGGAGGCGGCCGACTCCGTCAGCGTGCTGGTGCACGCCGGGGCATCGCCGCCCGACCGGCCGG ggctgctgctgcgagCCGCGGAGGACGGCGTGGCCGTGCCGCTGCAGGAGCGCCTCGGGGacgcccgcagccgccccggcgccctGTGGCACATCTTCCGCGCCGAGGACGCCGGCCGCATCCGCGACTTCTTGCAAAAG gcctgccgggagcagcagcgggacggggcggcccAGGCggagcccggcgcccgccgcagccgctACCTGGACCTCTCGCTGCGGAGGCGGCTGCGCGAGGAGTGCGGCGTCAGCGGCTGGACGCTCCTGCAGTTCCTCGGCGACGCCGTGCTGGTGCCCGCGGGGGCTCCCCACCAG GTGCAGACCCTCACCGGCACCGTCAGCGTGGAGCAGCGGTTCCTCTCGCCGGAGAACGCCGCCCGCCTCAGGGACCACAGCaccggccccgccggggccgcaCGCCGCCTCCGGGCGCAG ATGGACGGCATGATCTTCTCGGCGGTGCGCGAGGCCGTGGGCGTCCTGCAAGGCTGCAAGTAG
- the NUDT18 gene encoding 8-oxo-dGDP phosphatase NUDT18 isoform X1 has protein sequence MAEAPAAELHAVLSGGAWDVAERYDCCPRPAGPARLRRNACYVVLAVLFNERVSARRRHRPSRPPSLPASLPPCLPPQDEVLLTQEAKPECRGKWYLPAGRMEPGESIAAAVRREVREETGLECEPLTLLALEERGPAWIRFVFLARPTGGTLKTLQDADAESLQATWWAGEPTALPLRAPDILPLLELAARYRRSPSHPATLPQELPCALICLRLLVAFASDAGELWVLLSTAGTPHLPVTACGTAASELRGGLRAPVLRLLRDCLPRAPPSPAPLGLLGLQHRAGGAGGADGICFNVLLSVAAGSPGAGPPELRGPAFCWWRVEEEGLKGRIVQRLRAAAVVPIYS, from the exons ATGGCGGAGGCGCCGGCGGCGGAGCTGCACGCGGTGCTGAGCGGCGGAGCCTGGGACGTGGCCGAGAGGTACGACTGCTgcccgcggcccgccggccccgcgcggctccgcagGAACGCCTGCTACGTCGTCCTGGCCGTGCTCTTCAACGAGCGGGTGAGCGCCCGGCGCCGGCACCGgccctcccggcctccctccctgccggcctccctgcctccctgcctccctccgcAGGACGAGGTGCTGCTGACGCAGGAGGCCAAGCCCGAGTGCCGGGGCAAGTGGTACCTGCCCGCCGGCAGGATGGAGCCCGGCGAGAGCATCGCGGCGGCCGTGCGGCGGGAGGTGCGGGaggagacggggctggagtgcgAGCCGCTCACCCTGCTAGCGCTGGAGGAGCGAGGGCCGGCCTGGATCCGCTTCGTCTTCCTCGCGCGCCCCACCG GTGGGACCCTGAAGACGCTGCAGGATGCTGACGCCGAGTCGCTGCAGGCCACGTGGTGGGCCGGGGAGCCGACGGCGCTGCCCCTGCGCGCCCCCGACATCCTGCCCTTGCTGGAGCTGGCCGCCCGCTACCGCCGCAGCCCCTCGCACCCCGCCAccctgccccaggagctgccctgcgcccTCATCTGCTTGCGGCTCCTCGTGGCCTTCGCCAGCGACGCCGGGGAGCTGTGGGTGCTGCTGAGCACGGCCGGGACCCCCCACCTGCCCGTGACGGCCTGCGGCACGGCCGCCTCCgagctgcggggcgggctgcgcgCGCCGGTGCTCCGGCTGCTGCGGGACTGCCTGCCgcgggccccgccgagccccgcgcccctggggctgctggggctgcagcaccgcgccggcggtgccggcggcgcggACGGCATTTGCTTCAACGTCCTGCTGAGCGTcgcggccggcagccccggcgccggcccccccgagCTGCGGGGCCCCGCGTTCTGCTGGTGGCGAGTGGAGGAGGAGGGCCTGAAGGGCAGGATCGTGCAGCGGCTTCGCGCGGCGGCCGTGGTGCCCATCTACAGCTAG
- the NUDT18 gene encoding 8-oxo-dGDP phosphatase NUDT18 isoform X3, whose protein sequence is MGGEGGSWRPGGARAAEPRDARAPGPRCHGGGAGGGAARGAERRSLGRGREDEVLLTQEAKPECRGKWYLPAGRMEPGESIAAAVRREVREETGLECEPLTLLALEERGPAWIRFVFLARPTGGTLKTLQDADAESLQATWWAGEPTALPLRAPDILPLLELAARYRRSPSHPATLPQELPCALICLRLLVAFASDAGELWVLLSTAGTPHLPVTACGTAASELRGGLRAPVLRLLRDCLPRAPPSPAPLGLLGLQHRAGGAGGADGICFNVLLSVAAGSPGAGPPELRGPAFCWWRVEEEGLKGRIVQRLRAAAVVPIYS, encoded by the exons ATGGGCGGCGAGGGGGGGAGCTGGCGGCCtggcggcgcgcgcgcggcggAGCCCCGGGACGCGCG CGCGCCCGGGCCGCGGTGCCATGGCGGAGGCGCCGGCGGCGGAGCTGCACGCGGTGCTGAGCGGCGGAGCCTGGGACGTGGCCGAGAG GACGAGGTGCTGCTGACGCAGGAGGCCAAGCCCGAGTGCCGGGGCAAGTGGTACCTGCCCGCCGGCAGGATGGAGCCCGGCGAGAGCATCGCGGCGGCCGTGCGGCGGGAGGTGCGGGaggagacggggctggagtgcgAGCCGCTCACCCTGCTAGCGCTGGAGGAGCGAGGGCCGGCCTGGATCCGCTTCGTCTTCCTCGCGCGCCCCACCG GTGGGACCCTGAAGACGCTGCAGGATGCTGACGCCGAGTCGCTGCAGGCCACGTGGTGGGCCGGGGAGCCGACGGCGCTGCCCCTGCGCGCCCCCGACATCCTGCCCTTGCTGGAGCTGGCCGCCCGCTACCGCCGCAGCCCCTCGCACCCCGCCAccctgccccaggagctgccctgcgcccTCATCTGCTTGCGGCTCCTCGTGGCCTTCGCCAGCGACGCCGGGGAGCTGTGGGTGCTGCTGAGCACGGCCGGGACCCCCCACCTGCCCGTGACGGCCTGCGGCACGGCCGCCTCCgagctgcggggcgggctgcgcgCGCCGGTGCTCCGGCTGCTGCGGGACTGCCTGCCgcgggccccgccgagccccgcgcccctggggctgctggggctgcagcaccgcgccggcggtgccggcggcgcggACGGCATTTGCTTCAACGTCCTGCTGAGCGTcgcggccggcagccccggcgccggcccccccgagCTGCGGGGCCCCGCGTTCTGCTGGTGGCGAGTGGAGGAGGAGGGCCTGAAGGGCAGGATCGTGCAGCGGCTTCGCGCGGCGGCCGTGGTGCCCATCTACAGCTAG